The DNA region GAGGAATACAACAACAAGGTGAACCGCTGTGAGACAACAACACACCACTGATCGTTGTGTGTGACGACTCCGCTTTGTTTTGTGTCGCTGTCATATAGAGaagtatgtatgtacagtaacgTGTTAGATGTAGATGAACGGGTTTTAATAATAGTGTGCAGTAACAGAGGGTTGAAGACTCCCAGATAAACACCGTGCTGCTTGAGGACTCATTTGTGTCTTGCTTGTGGATAAAGGTTTGACAGCTGTCAGAACTCATCGTGTTGATGGATGCAGTAGATGGACATTGTTGCCTCACctgttcaagattcaagatttttatttgtcacatacacctttatatagagcatatataaccagcagtgaaatgtgtgtttgtttgtgatgtCCAGGTCCAGCTGGTGGGTCTCGAGGAGGAGAGCTCAGAGTTTGTGTGCAGGAACACCTTCGATCATCCGTACCCCACCACCAAAATCATGTGGATCCCCGACACCAAGGGCGTCTATCCGGACCTGCTGGCCACCAGCGGAGACTACCTGCGCATTTGGAGGGTATGAACACTTTCTGCTACACATTCATGCTTTATGACTGCACTGCTCGAGCCAACATGAGAGGACAATTGGacttatttcattattaatgcaTGTGCTTGGGCTTGCTGTGAACGTTAATTGGTGCATTCCAAAAAGATCTAAATGTATgatcagttttattcaaatgtaataaCTTCATTAAATGCTTAATATGCTGTTCCTCTGATGTGGTTTTCCTTTTCCACTGATGTCATATGTTAACCAATAGCCAAATAGCTAGatattttcatgacttttttttctagATATGGCTTGATTTCACAGTGAAATGTCTCAACTGCTTAACCATAGTTCACAATTAGATCAGGAATGTGTGATAGGAAAGTAAATTTGGATGTAACTTGAAATGATCAGGGACTTTCTAGCTTTAATACTGTGACAGAACTGTAGAAACATGCAAACTCGGTATATATAAATGAAGTATGTGTATGTGAAGTAACTCTTTGTATCTTGTTGTCAGGTGAATGACACCGAGACCCGTCTGGAGTGTCTCCTGAATAATAACAAGAACTCTGATTTCTGTGCACCTCTGACCTCTTTTGACTGGAATGAAGTGGATCCCAATCTCCTGGGTGAGAGCCCACAATTGTGTGGCATTGCTTTGACCGTTAACTATTACTGTAACCGtaagctatttaaaattatttgtgtaCTGTTGATTGAAATAAGGCAAAAATAAATAtaggaaataattattttaataaaaaaataccaaatgtattttaaaaacatatatttaagaaatgcttaatatatacagttttaataaataaataaaaaaaaatcttaaaaaaaaaaagaagaaaccttTCACTTAAAATTAGAAATCTCACTTTTTGCATTTTGGGCAACTAAATAGACTTCAGTCTTCTGGTTAACTAAgacttttagaaatattttttgtgaatttaaataaaaaaaaaattgaaatgttgtCTTGACAACTAAGTGGCAAGATTAAgttaaaatgcaaaaattactaaaactgttcaataaaaagaaaaacatcaaattaaaattaataatataaaatatatatataaaaaatgcattttaaatagaaGTAATATGTAAGAATATTGCTAAAATAGCATTTGTTTAGGAGAAAGATGTTTGCCAGTGtatcatgtatgtgtgtgttgtgtttttagGCACTTCTAGTATTGATACCACCTGTACGATCTGGGGTTTGGAGACGGGACAGGTCCTAGGAAGGGTCAACCTGGTGTCAGGCCACGTCAAAACACAGCTGATAGCTCACGACAAGGAGGTATTGAAAAACTCACCCTAGTTTAGATTCTTTTGAACTGTGTAGTTGGTAGCGTTGTCTGTATAAAAGCGTTTTTCATTGGCTTTCAGGTGTATGACATTGCTTTCAGTCGTGCGGGTGGAGGTCGTGATATGTTTGCGTCTGTGGGAGCAGACGGATCTGTGCGCATGTTTGATCTGCGACACCTGGAGCACAGCACCATCATCTACGAGGACCCTCAACATCACCCGCTGCTGCGCCTGTGCTGGAACAAACAGGACCCCAACTACCTGGCCACTATGGCCATGGATGGCATGGAGGTCTCTCTTGTAGTCCCTCTTACTCTATTAACATATTTGTCTCTATGTTTTCTCATGTTCCTTATTTTTGCTAtccaatgttttttatttgtcaGGTGGTGATTCTGGATGTGCGTGTGCCGTGCACACCTGTGGCTCGTCTTAATAACCATCGTGCCTGTGTGAACGGCATCGCATGGGCGCCCCACTCCTCCTGTCACATATGTACAGCAGGTTAGAAACCAGCCCGGCTgcacacccactcacacacaacatatatatatatatatatatatatatatatatatatatatatatatatatatatatatggtcataaTGATTTACAgggaaataaatgcttttatttagcaagaatgcattaaatttgatcaaataatctttgttcatcaaagaaacctgcacaaaatgtataaattgtatttgttgtttttttgttttgtttgtttttttacaaaacattttaagcagaacaactgttttcagcattgatgataataataaaaaatggtccttgagcaacaaatcagcatattcaaataatttctgaaggatcaggtgacacatttccatttgttaacattattaaaCTACATTAGGTTACATGAGCTAACTAATGGCTAAAaggcatttttttaatttgagtaaatatgtgaccctggaccactaaACCAGAAATAGGGGTCAATTTTTAGATGTATATGTCACCtgtaagctgaataaataagctttccatgtaggtatggtttattaggatcggacaatactTGGTCGACTTggtcaactatttgaaaatctggaatctgagggtgcaaaaacaatctaaatattgagTAAATCGCACTTAAAAGTTGTCCAAAAAGTCCTTAGcagtgcatattactaatcaaatatcAAGTTTCAATATTTACActtggaaatttacaaaatatcttcgtggaacataatctttactgaaaaatcaatatttttggaTATTCCTACAAATATACCCACCTgcctatgactggttttgtgctcctggGTCACACAATCATTTGAGCATTTGCTAATATATTATTCAAAGCAAACATTAACTTGCACGTAAACATGCATTAAATAGTTTACACATGTAGTAGTTTTGAATTCTTCAGTGGACTGGTTGTGTGTGTTCGTTTGGTCAGTGTTAGACTATAGCAGCCGTTTCATACAAGTCTCCTTTACTTGGCCCCCTTTTCTTTTAAATCCAACTGTAGCGGACGATCACCAGGCTCTGATCTGGGACATCCAGCAGATGCCGCGGGCCATCGAGGACCCCATCCTGGCTTACACGGCCGAGGGAGAGATCAATAACGTGCAGTGGGCCTCCACTCAGCCCGACTGGATTGCCATTTGCTACAACAACTGTCTGGAGATCCTGCGGGTGTAGGGCTGAGGCTTCCTGTGGGCAGCGTTGCTGGAAGAGAGTCTTTCACGGAGCAGAGACTTGTTTTCTAAAGCTCCTGAGGTCTGGGGGTTTCAAGCAGGAAACTGTATGAAAGGGCCTATGGGAACAACAGTCTGAACTATGTGTGTGCAACTTCGGTCTGGGAGAATGAAGCAGTGTGAATGAGTATCTGTGTTTCTgcacaatatatattatatttgtctGTTTTCCTACTTGCCGGTGTCCCAGAGTCCTCATAATGGGATCTTCAACACAACTGTAATTACTATGATTGTATGGCCATTTGTGTAGGGAAAGAGATATGTTTATTCAGTTTAACCAGTTTTTTGAAAACTAGGCTCAGAAAGATGTAAAATTGCCAACATGGACAATACAAAACTACCATTTTATTAAGATGTAATTACTTACTTCAAGATTAATACAACTTTAAAGGTCCTCTGAACTTCAGATCCTGTTTTCTTTTTCACGTCAGGAAggtgccattttttttttgtatccccTGAAATGGTTAAATAGTATGGAGATAAAATGCTTGACATCACTGAAAATCATTCAGAATTGTTCCTCAGACCCGCTCACGACTCGTATAGCGGTAATGTTTGAGTGGGCAAGGTCTTTTTGATTTAAAGATGCATTACTATTATGTTTTTCCCCATTGttctttttcattaaaacaagTTAGTCCCCTTTCAGCATGCTTGTGCTCGAAGTGAAATGTGTACTGTATACAGATATAAATATTATGTACAAGGTAGGACAAAAGTGTCACTTTTTTCAGAATAACTGCATTGCGAGTCATTTGGTCGGTCCATGAGACTGTTCTGTTGTTTCACAAATATGATGTAGTAGTAACGCCACACTTTTGGGTCGAATCAAAAGTGAGTTTGCGAGGCTGTGCGGGATCCTCCTCCTCACCTCACACTCTTAGATGGACCGTTTAAATGTAAgttgtgtgttctgtgtgtgttcaGCCATGATGCTTTTCTATTAATAAACTCACTTAATAAACTCATGTTCTTTCATAAAGCTTTCTGTGTTAACCATGTAAAGGCCAGTCAACTCATTTATATGTGTGGACAATGTAAAGGCAAATCTGGTTATTGGCTGATATTGGAGATTATTTTATTAGTtagatattggatatttaattcaGCATGCTCATTCCCTTTATTTTTGCATTCTGATGAAATTTACCATCATTTAATAATGCTCACTACTAAGTTTATGTTTAAGAACACCGTTAAATGTCAAATTTAGCAGATTTCTAAATGAAcagtcatttttaaatcaaagatTTTAATATTAGCTAATTATCAGTTATAACCAGAGATGCTATCACTGGAACATAttttaatagtatataaaaatactgaaataacaccgctttataacaacaaaataattattagctTGTTAGTATTGAGCATTTTAATATCAGTGGATCCCTAAAAGtaaaaaatgatgaaaaagaGACCAAGAATATTGATATCTTTAACCTAGTGCAACATTAGTACTCCTttataaataagatttttttatctaaaaataataataactgcttTTGGAAACCTTTACAGTCCAATAAAGTTAtccaatcattttaaataatttcatctgCTCACGTTGCAGAGGTAAAACAAACTTTACACTGATTTCACTGCAAAACGTTTCTCCAATCAGAATGTCTTCTCTTTCAAATTCATTGATCACATTTCCAAAAGATCAGGCACACAGTCACACCACCCATCAGCAGTTAAAATAACCACTTGAGTGAGAAATATCATTTCAGAAACCTGAATTCATGCCTATTTGGTAGCTATGAATCCAAATATACAAAGCTTCATATTTGTGCCAGTCTTAAGGTCATTTGATGTAATAGGCTAATACATTAGGTTTGGGTCAAACACCTAACctgacacaaaaatatatatatttataatagtatataattagAAAATCTATACACTGAAAAGTGAAAGCACAGGTATATGTGTCATTTCCTCAGAGGATCCAACCTCCGAATCCCAGCGGACGTAAGAAGACAAGATGAGGTTTAGTATGTAATGACacatctcagacagacagacaagaaaTGTAGTTATTTCATGATTGTGGTAGGTGATCATAATGTAGTATCTTCTCTTTGACTTTGTCTTTATTGCCCACTGTGCTTCTCTTCATATTCAGTAACACAAAAGTGGAGAGGTGTTACCAAATACTCTGGCATCAGAGGAACAAATCCTGCTCTGAATGAGAAGGGATATGAGACAAAACACCTCAGAGATTCAGAGAAATCTACAGTCACCGCTTTCTCTACTGGACGCCCTTTTAACTAAGTaacatgaatacattttattgcaaAAGTGTAATATTGAGCTGTTTGAAGAGGGAAAGCACATATGCATCTCGGGACGGACAGCTGTCTGTTTTTGACCTCTAGCTTCCAGGTAAGACTGGATCGGACACGTGCCTCTGGATTTCTGGTGATCCCTCCAGTGTGCTCGGACTCTCCAGACTGTCTGGGAGCGAAGGGAAGTGCAGGCTTCTACACAGCAGGCCGGGGGGCTGTAGATGAGGCTCTCCGGGGGGATTCAGTCCTGTGGGCACAGCCAGCTCAGTCTCTGGGGACATGGACATGGTGTCATTGGAGGCAACTGTTAGATGGATGCCACTGGACAAAGAGTCTGGAGACTTCTCTTTGAAGCTGTCCAAGTCAGGACTCTGTGGATAAAACAGGTCTGGTTCAATACAGACATGCAACAAGTTCACTACAAAGATTCATCTAGACTGCTGATAATGGAAGAAGACAGAGAGCAGACTAACTGTGACGAGTTGGTGACTATCACTATATCACACAGAATATAtttgtgaccctagaccacaaaagtatacatttttcgAAACTGATGATTTATATATCattagctgaataaataagctttccattgatgtatggtttattaggatcggacaatatttggccgagatacaactatatgaatatctggaatctgagggtgcaaaaaaatctaaatactgaaaaaatcaATTTTGAAGTTGTGCAAATGAATTCTTATCaattcatattactaataaaaaatcaagttttgatatatttacagtaggaaatttacaaaatatcttcatggaacatgatctttactaatgatttttggcataatagaaaaatcaataattttgaccgatacaatgtttttttggctgttgctacaaacataccccagcgacttaaaactggttttgtgctccagggtcacattagtTTTGTGACATCTGGTGGGACATCATGTCAACAGCACCGTTAGAATatatttattgagaaaaatgttgacgtgttcaatacttattttacctgctgtacattttgtacattttgtagttttgtgaaaaatgaatagaatagaaatatgtattatataaatataagaaaTAGAAAGTTAATTAAGTTCAGGtttataatttagtttattaatatatgtatattttaataatttattttagctttagtacaaatgacaatttaaaagcaaatgtttttacattttcaaaaacgtGTTTATAGTAACACTGCTCGTAGCCTGCTTAGTTCCCCTTGAAAACAGACAGTCATATATTTGAACCTGAAAAAGAGATTCATTTTTATAGTAGTGGTCTGTTTCATCCTCCTTGTCCACCCTATTTTTCCCGTAAGAGAAGACACATCGTTTGTCAATTTAATATATCTGCTTCCAGCTAACTTTAGCTGTCCGAAACAacttgttttgctgcttgatattgcaaaagGTGTGTCTTATCGAATTATAACCTATATAACCTACCTTTCCAGGTGATGAACTGGCATTGATCTGTAAAGATGGCATAGTGTTGTGCGTTGCTGAGGTGTACAGGCTGGCGGGATGAGCGGGGTGGCCCAGCAGTTCAGGGGAAACGGCGCTGTAGGCAGGGGGGACAGGTGCCATCTGCCTTTGCAACAACTGCAGGATCACATTAATATCAGCCGTCATCCTGGTCTCCAGTCtttggagagagagaaaagtggAGTTGTAAGGAAGATGCAGATTTTGTcattaaaagctttttttatttttatcctcTGGATATGGGACCTGTTGAGTTGCGACTGCAGCAGCTCCAGACGCGCCTGCAGCTGACTCGGTCTGTCCTCAACACAGGGGCTGTGCTGGTGGTAGCAGGCCTGCACTGCAGAGGTACGTCTCTGACTCTCGGAGTACTGACTGGCCCTGCGGTCCGGCAAATAGCCGTATAACCCTGACACGCTCAGAGGAGCCGCTGTATGGATGAAGAATGAGTGGAAAGATCAAGAGGAACAGACAAGTTAAAGATGGAAAAGActaaaatgattataaaatatcAGACATCTgcagataaaaaataaacagtagcTAAACACCAGTTTGCATACTTCTACCAATCACAAAACATACATACTGACTGGCTATGGTAAATTGCATACTTTTAAAGTAGGCGTGAAATTAAAATCCATGCTGTCTACTTTTTAAACGCATGTCTTAGATCTTATgtttatatgaataaaacatttttgccATTGCAATTTTCAATCAAAATGTTATTACTGGATCTTCTGGTGAAATGACAGATTTCTATTCGGTGACGACACGTGTACCGAATTTTTCAATCATTTAATATACTTAAACTTCGCTCCTTTTCTCCACGTCATTGTCATGGCATATTATGCAACCCAGGTtcactgggggaaaaaaatatatacctacATTTCTACATGTTTAAAACTCCAAAAATGTACATACAATTTACTGCCGTTGCAGCTGAAATAAACACTAGGCAGTAAAACTCCaataatctatttattttcatacaaattttaaataaaggGGCAGTTTTTTGTTCATGTTCATTTGTTAATTTTTGCATGGTTCCTTGCACTATACTATGATATCAGATATCAGACTGATAGCTCCCCAAAGGTGCATATTTTTCACGAACTTGAGCTGATAACATTTTCAGCCTACTATGATTAAGGAGGCATTAAACCAAATCCTGCTACCTGTGAACAGATGTGTCCCTCCCAGTGGTCCTCCCATGGCAGAAGCTGTGCTGTTGCCGGGGGGCATGAGGCTGACTCCAGAAGGGGAGTATTCTTGCATCTCTGTCCCTGACGAGTACATTTCCCCTCGGCCAGATACCAGGGGCTTCATGTCCTCTTCACTGGACAAGGAAGCAGCACTGATATTGCTGCATAACTCATCCCAGTGAGTGAGCGGTATTGCCCCCCGATGGTTGCCCACAGGTGAACAGGACTGGACTGGGTATGTGTCTATCCCATCTCGGTCCATCCCATCTTAGTGATTTAAGAAAGAAGAGAGATCAGAATAGTATGTTGTATCATTTTTGTGTCCCTCCCTGGACTAGATTAGCACACTTACCAGGTCGATTTCGCTGTAAGGGGTTCCTCCTCCGATGTCTGGGTCGACGGTACCCACAGTCTGAGTCCTCGCTTGGGGTTGCATGCATGATTCTGTCTGCCTGATACACACAAGCTTCAGTAACTCACATAATTACAGAAAACATGTAGAGAAACACAAACAATAACTCGCTATTATCCAAAACGCACATTGTGTGAGTTTGAGTGGCTTACATCTCGAAGGTTGAATGTGATCTCTAGGTTACTCCAGAAGCTGTCGGAGAAATCGGGGTACATGTCCAACACTTCCAGCAGGTCGTCTCTGAGGATCTTGTGCAGGTCACAGTACGTCAGAGCCCTTACGTCCGCACTGGATTTCCCCGGCCTGGCATATAGACTGATGTGCTCCCCAAAAATATCATTCTTACCTACAGTGGAAACAGAAAGAGAGGCAGGTGCTGGAATTATTAGAGGAGAAATATAGAAAGAGTATTAATACTGTACAACAAGCAAAAGAGTTCAACCACTAAGGGGCACTATAAAGCTGCATTTCAATGTGGCTAAAGTTGTTTTGGGACCCTACACTGCTCACAGGAAGGACCCCCCTAGAAAACAGTCAGAAGCAGCAGCATGATACAATCCTTTTAGTTCTGAGTATTAATCTCCAGTCATTGTTTTAACTTTTATAAGGCAATGTGTTTGTAAATTTCACTGGAATacgtacactaccattcaaacgtcTGGTGTCAAATTTTTTAAGtagttattaatacttttatttagcaatgatgcattttcaattcatcaaagtatattacaaacaaaagaggtttccacaaaaatactaagcagcacaactgtttttataattgataatagaaagaaatatttcttgagcaccgaatcagcatattagaatgatttctgtagaaaTGTGATTAATTCGATTTTATAAATTGGATTTAAAATAGAAAGCTGTTCCAGTGTCAATTACAATATATTTGACGATATTACTGATTTACTggattttttggggaaaaaaagtctTGCTGAGAAAAAGAAACtctgagcaaaaaaaataatgtgatgTTTCAAGCTcaaatcacacacaaaaacaatattttagcGTTTAATAAAGTTTTCAAGCAAGTTTTCATGCCTAGTTTTCAAGCTGGATTGggttgaaataaagaaaataaaaatataaaactagaAAGTAGTCGAACCTAAAATGGCCACGACCACATCCTCTCTGAGGATCTCTATGGAGCCGCGGGAGATGAAGTACAGTGCAGTTAATACGTCTCCACTGTGCACCAGAGTGTCTCCGGGTGGGGCATGAGTGGTCTTAAAACGCATGGCCAGAGCCCGCAGACAGCCCTTGCTCGCCCCCCGGAACGCCTTACAGTTCTGCAGCAGACTGCGGTTCAGATGCAGACAGATGTCAGCCTGCAGACACTCCGGAAAACCCTTCAACACCTGTAGCAGACCACAACATTATGCAACATTACAGATGTACACCATTTTTCACATTTGAATTCAACCCCATTAAATAGCATTTTAAGtataaatcaaaacataaaaaaatgaaataaaaattatttattcttgTTGGTGCTTAATAACACATAAGAGGGGTCCGGCAGCCCTCTCACTATACTTTGAACATTATACAGGGCAGTATATAAAAGTACATGTATTACTTCAGGTATATTTAGcgcttctgtgtgtgtttgtaactcACAGCATTCATGTCAATGCCGTTAGTGTAGGACCAGGCGTGCTGGAAGTACTCTTCTAGTCTTTGTCGAAGTCCTCCTGGGATCTGATGGAACCGGATGAACTCTTTCACACGCAGCATCTGAGTGTGATAGCGAGCTGTGCCTGAGTACAACCTCTGAATTATAGCTGACACATTGCCAAAGATACTGGCATACATCAGGGCTGGAAATAAAGAAGAACAAAGAGTATCATCAGCCAACAGCATGGTGCAAACAAAAGATTTTCTTAAACTACATTTATTtagtatatatacactaccatttaaaagattGGGATCAGTacaattttttgtttgtgtttttagttTTGGAATAAAATCTCTTatcctcaccaaggctgcattttttgatcaaaatacagtaaaaacaataatattgagaaatatgatTCCAACATAAAATAACTgttctattttaatgtttgtcttaatatgtaatttattcctgagatgcaaagctgaattgtcagcatcattactccggtctacagtatcacatgatcctctaGAAATGACTAAATGACGACTACTGATTTACAGCTCAAGAGAAAATTCTCATTATCATCAGTTTAAAACttgtttttcaagattctttgatgaatatgaaATTCTaaagaatttatttgaaacatatatatatatatatatatatattgtaatattagaaaggactttactgtcacttttgataaatttcatGTGCCCTCggtgaattaaataataatgtctatttcaaaaactaaaatagaCATGActccaaacatttaaacagtagtaTATGTCAATAGTAGCtgagaaaatatgaaaattaaaatatatatatatatatattattattattttttttactgaacatAAGTCAACCTTTCCATCCATTTTGC from Carassius carassius chromosome 1, fCarCar2.1, whole genome shotgun sequence includes:
- the LOC132145367 gene encoding DDB1- and CUL4-associated factor 7 isoform X1, with amino-acid sequence MSLHGKRKEIYKYEAPWTVYAMNWSVRPDKRFRLALGSFVEEYNNKVQLVGLEEESSEFVCRNTFDHPYPTTKIMWIPDTKGVYPDLLATSGDYLRIWRVNDTETRLECLLNNNKNSDFCAPLTSFDWNEVDPNLLGTSSIDTTCTIWGLETGQVLGRVNLVSGHVKTQLIAHDKEVYDIAFSRAGGGRDMFASVGADGSVRMFDLRHLEHSTIIYEDPQHHPLLRLCWNKQDPNYLATMAMDGMEVVILDVRVPCTPVARLNNHRACVNGIAWAPHSSCHICTAVADDHQALIWDIQQMPRAIEDPILAYTAEGEINNVQWASTQPDWIAICYNNCLEILRV
- the LOC132145367 gene encoding DDB1- and CUL4-associated factor 7 isoform X2 encodes the protein MSLHGKRKEIYKYEAPWTVYAMNWSVRPDKRFRLALGSFVEEYNNKVQLVGLEEESSEFVCRNTFDHPYPTTKIMWIPDTKGVYPDLLATSGDYLRIWRVNDTETRLECLLNNNKNSDFCAPLTSFDWNEVDPNLLGTSSIDTTCTIWGLETGQVLGRVNLVSGHVKTQLIAHDKEVYDIAFSRAGGGRDMFASVGADGSVRMFDLRHLEHSTIIYEDPQHHPLLRLCWNKQDPNYLATMAMDGMEVVILDVRVPCTPVARLNNHRACVNGIAWAPHSSCHICTAADDHQALIWDIQQMPRAIEDPILAYTAEGEINNVQWASTQPDWIAICYNNCLEILRV